One Kineococcus radiotolerans SRS30216 = ATCC BAA-149 DNA window includes the following coding sequences:
- a CDS encoding DUF881 domain-containing protein gives MVAGPRRVHALPRPAPRRLAVAAVFVLAGLLFATSAQTSRGSDLRSENADLGSLVAQRSRDNEQRSAQVSALRGEVEALSRAAGTGSAVVDDPLRDAALGTASGALAVTGPGVTVTLDDAPIDRPRPAGAAPDDLVVHQQDVEAVVNALWAAGAEAMVIMDQRIVSTSAVRCVGNVLVLQGRTYSPPYRISAVGDVDALRAGLAASAAVSVYRQYVSAYGLGYDVSEADDLQLPAFDGTTSTTHATAGAP, from the coding sequence GTGGTGGCTGGTCCGCGCCGGGTCCACGCCCTGCCCCGCCCGGCCCCGCGCCGGCTGGCCGTGGCCGCGGTGTTCGTCCTCGCCGGGCTCCTCTTCGCCACCAGCGCCCAGACCTCCCGGGGCAGCGACCTGCGCTCGGAGAACGCCGACCTCGGCTCCCTCGTCGCCCAGCGCTCGCGCGACAACGAGCAGCGCTCCGCGCAGGTCTCCGCCCTGCGCGGGGAGGTCGAGGCCCTCAGCCGCGCCGCCGGGACGGGCTCGGCCGTGGTGGACGACCCCCTGCGCGACGCCGCGCTGGGCACCGCCTCCGGGGCGCTGGCCGTCACCGGCCCCGGGGTGACGGTCACCCTCGACGACGCCCCCATCGACCGCCCGCGCCCCGCGGGAGCGGCCCCCGACGACCTCGTCGTGCACCAGCAGGACGTGGAGGCCGTGGTCAACGCCCTGTGGGCCGCCGGGGCCGAGGCCATGGTGATCATGGACCAGCGGATCGTGTCGACCTCCGCGGTGCGCTGCGTGGGCAACGTCCTCGTCCTGCAGGGACGCACGTACTCCCCGCCCTACCGGATCAGCGCCGTCGGCGACGTCGACGCCCTACGCGCGGGCCTCGCCGCCTCCGCCGCGGTCTCGGTCTACCGCCAGTACGTCAGCGCCTACGGGCTGGGCTACGACGTCTCCGAGGCCGACGACCTCCAGCTGCCCGCCTTCGACGGCACCACGAGCACCACCCACGCCACCGCGGGCGCCCCGTGA
- a CDS encoding DLW-39 family protein, which produces MKKLLLVAVLGGTVVLWRRKASAKAERDLWAEATDTVR; this is translated from the coding sequence GTGAAGAAGCTGCTGCTGGTGGCGGTGCTCGGGGGCACCGTGGTGCTGTGGCGCCGCAAGGCGTCCGCGAAGGCCGAGCGCGACCTGTGGGCCGAGGCGACCGACACCGTCCGCTGA
- a CDS encoding peptidylprolyl isomerase yields the protein MYATLHTNHGDIRLELFENHAPKTVANFVGLAEGTKEWQDPATGEKKSQPFYDGLTFHRVIDGFMIQGGCPRGDGRGGPGYQFDDEIHPDLRFDKKYLLAMANAGKIAGHGTNGSQFFITVATTSHLNGKHTIFGEVADDASRQVVDAIANMATGPGDAPREPVVISSVDVERD from the coding sequence ATGTACGCCACCCTGCACACCAACCACGGCGACATCCGCCTGGAACTGTTCGAGAACCACGCCCCCAAGACGGTGGCGAACTTCGTCGGCCTCGCCGAGGGGACGAAGGAGTGGCAGGACCCCGCCACCGGTGAGAAGAAGTCGCAGCCCTTCTACGACGGCCTGACCTTCCACCGCGTCATCGACGGGTTCATGATCCAGGGCGGCTGCCCGCGCGGCGACGGCCGCGGCGGCCCCGGGTACCAGTTCGACGACGAGATCCACCCGGACCTGCGCTTCGACAAGAAGTACCTGCTGGCCATGGCCAACGCCGGGAAGATCGCCGGTCACGGCACCAACGGCTCGCAGTTCTTCATCACCGTCGCCACCACGTCCCACCTCAACGGCAAGCACACGATCTTCGGCGAGGTCGCCGACGACGCCAGCCGCCAGGTCGTGGACGCCATCGCCAACATGGCCACCGGGCCGGGCGACGCCCCGCGCGAGCCGGTCGTCATCTCCAGCGTCGACGTCGAACGCGACTGA
- a CDS encoding rhomboid family intramembrane serine protease codes for MSDVPVCPRHPDRESWVRCQRCERPTCPECQRPAAVGVQCVDCVAEGNRGVRAPRTSFGGVLRRGDTVVTKVLIGTCLVVFGAQQLAPDLVLRWLPLINDDARLYSNAFSAATWWQPLTSGFLHGGLLHLLFNTYALWVTGQYLEPLLGRLRFTALYVVSVLGGAVGGLLLPGTAGSTLVGASGGIFGLFAALFVVNRQLGRRTGQIAALIAINFFIGVFVAGISWQAHLGGMVTGALVATAMARGRRGRPALQWGWTAAVALAVLALLAYAALRWTL; via the coding sequence GTGAGCGACGTCCCCGTCTGTCCCCGTCACCCCGACCGCGAGTCGTGGGTCCGCTGCCAGCGCTGCGAGCGGCCCACCTGCCCGGAGTGCCAGCGCCCGGCCGCCGTCGGCGTGCAGTGCGTCGACTGCGTCGCCGAGGGCAACCGCGGGGTCCGCGCGCCCCGCACCAGCTTCGGCGGGGTGCTGCGCCGCGGGGACACCGTCGTCACCAAGGTCCTCATCGGGACCTGCCTGGTGGTGTTCGGCGCGCAGCAGCTCGCCCCGGACCTGGTCCTGCGGTGGCTGCCGCTGATCAACGACGACGCGCGGCTGTACTCCAACGCCTTCTCCGCCGCCACCTGGTGGCAGCCGCTGACCTCCGGCTTCCTGCACGGCGGCCTGCTGCACCTGCTCTTCAACACCTACGCCCTGTGGGTCACCGGGCAGTACCTGGAACCGCTGCTGGGGCGGCTGCGCTTCACCGCGCTGTACGTCGTCTCGGTGCTGGGCGGGGCCGTGGGCGGCCTGCTGCTGCCGGGGACGGCGGGCAGCACCCTGGTGGGGGCCTCCGGCGGCATCTTCGGCCTGTTCGCGGCGCTGTTCGTGGTCAACCGCCAGCTGGGGCGCCGGACCGGGCAGATCGCGGCCCTCATCGCGATCAACTTCTTCATCGGGGTGTTCGTGGCGGGCATCTCCTGGCAGGCCCACCTGGGCGGCATGGTCACCGGGGCCCTGGTCGCCACGGCGATGGCCCGCGGGCGCCGGGGCCGCCCGGCCCTGCAGTGGGGCTGGACCGCCGCCGTCGCGCTCGCGGTGCTGGCGCTGCTCGCCTACGCGGCGCTGCGCTGGACCCTCTGA
- a CDS encoding LacI family DNA-binding transcriptional regulator — translation MSGRPTIRSVAARAGVSKSLVSLVLQDSPKVSPERRAAVLAAVDELGYRPDPTARSLARGRTRAVGLVLDDLRNPWFVDVLEGLRPVLREAGLRPVLAEARSEPEAPRTFADLRVDGLVVIGTLPDLALVEEVAASVPTVLAGTRTAGGAALDVVAGDDDAGVRLVVEHLLGLGHRRIGHVAGSGPVGRLRRAAFEDAVRAGGGTPVVEAADMTEDAGHRAGRRLLGGAGRPTAVLAANDASAVGVLAAAGDLALAVPADVSVAGYDDTSTARLRAVSLTSVDNAAHEVGRTAGHRLLARLADPALPVGVHLVEPRLVTRSTTAAPRAG, via the coding sequence GTGAGCGGGAGACCCACCATCCGCAGTGTCGCGGCGCGCGCCGGGGTGTCCAAGTCCCTCGTGTCGCTGGTCCTGCAGGACTCCCCGAAGGTCTCCCCCGAACGCCGGGCCGCGGTGCTGGCCGCCGTGGACGAGCTCGGCTACCGCCCCGACCCCACCGCCCGCAGCCTCGCCCGCGGCCGCACCCGCGCGGTCGGGCTGGTGCTCGACGACCTGCGCAACCCCTGGTTCGTCGACGTCCTCGAGGGGCTGCGCCCGGTGCTGCGCGAGGCCGGGCTGCGCCCGGTGCTCGCCGAGGCCCGCAGCGAGCCGGAGGCCCCGCGGACCTTCGCCGACCTGCGCGTCGACGGCCTCGTCGTCATCGGCACCCTGCCCGACCTCGCCCTCGTCGAGGAGGTCGCCGCGAGCGTCCCGACGGTCCTGGCGGGCACGCGCACCGCCGGGGGCGCGGCCCTGGACGTCGTCGCCGGCGACGACGACGCGGGGGTGCGGCTGGTGGTGGAGCACCTGCTGGGGCTCGGCCACCGCCGGATCGGGCACGTCGCCGGGTCCGGTCCCGTCGGCCGCCTGCGCCGGGCGGCGTTCGAGGACGCCGTGCGGGCCGGCGGCGGGACGCCCGTGGTGGAGGCCGCCGACATGACCGAGGACGCCGGGCACCGGGCCGGGCGCCGGCTGCTGGGCGGCGCCGGGCGCCCCACCGCCGTCCTCGCCGCCAACGACGCCTCGGCCGTGGGGGTCCTGGCCGCCGCCGGCGACCTCGCCCTGGCCGTCCCCGCCGACGTCTCCGTCGCCGGCTACGACGACACCTCCACCGCCCGGCTGCGCGCCGTGTCGCTGACCAGCGTCGACAACGCCGCGCACGAGGTGGGCCGGACCGCCGGGCACCGGCTGCTGGCCCGGCTCGCCGACCCCGCCCTGCCCGTCGGGGTGCACCTGGTGGAGCCGCGGCTGGTGACCCGTTCCACCACGGCCGCCCCGCGGGCAGGATGA
- a CDS encoding cell division protein CrgA, which yields MSRRKESDDAGSTTGAATGATAATPARSRRGRKGQPDAVAEADRAVKRKNQLTPRWWIFLMVGLMVAGLLWIVVFYLSSALLPVPGWDNWNLVAGFGLVLVGFAMTTRWR from the coding sequence GTGTCCCGCCGCAAGGAGTCCGACGACGCCGGGTCGACGACAGGCGCCGCGACCGGCGCCACCGCCGCGACCCCGGCCCGGTCCCGCCGGGGCCGCAAGGGGCAGCCCGACGCGGTCGCCGAGGCCGACCGCGCCGTCAAGCGCAAGAACCAGCTCACGCCCCGCTGGTGGATCTTCCTCATGGTCGGCCTCATGGTCGCGGGGCTGCTGTGGATCGTGGTCTTCTACCTCTCCAGCGCGCTGCTGCCGGTGCCGGGCTGGGACAACTGGAACCTCGTCGCCGGCTTCGGGCTGGTCCTGGTGGGGTTCGCGATGACCACCCGGTGGCGCTGA
- a CDS encoding LCP family protein encodes MPTSTDPQHVVPGAGRRARGQHASHAHGTAFRLLRGFLVTAVVLAVVAAGGGVFAYHRLQGNINAQDIADRLGVRPDDESTADPTTGQDAVNILVMGSDTRALSDGTGGEYGGESADPGARSDTTVLVHLAADRQSATLVSIPRDSMVQIPDCTAEDGTTKPAHKGQFNSAFSEGGAACTLRTVEAVTGIFIDHYVVVDFSGFRSMVDALGGVTICTPEPIDDTRANLHLPAGTQTVDGETALAYARVRYIGDGSDISRIGRQQALMSSMVQQVTSSGILLRPDRLYSFLDAATKSVTTDTGLASLTEIASLAQSLQKMPADGVRFVTVPTEEYPADRNRVQFTAAAETLWQQIRTDTAGPAATPSPSASSDPAASSQLLVAPSAVQVQVLNVGAPAGTAATVADQLAGVGFVEAGTGDGEATEPGAGVLVRHGTGQADSANTVAAALGGARTRLDASLGRTVVVEVASAAVTVTDVRSRVTGTPAAAPSPSASIPARVATDDICA; translated from the coding sequence GTGCCCACCTCCACCGACCCCCAGCACGTGGTCCCCGGCGCCGGCCGCCGGGCCCGGGGCCAGCACGCCAGCCACGCCCACGGCACCGCCTTCAGGCTGCTGCGGGGCTTCCTGGTCACGGCCGTCGTGCTGGCGGTCGTCGCCGCCGGCGGCGGGGTGTTCGCGTACCACCGGCTCCAGGGCAACATCAACGCCCAGGACATCGCCGACCGCCTCGGGGTCCGGCCCGACGACGAGTCGACCGCCGACCCGACCACGGGCCAGGACGCGGTCAACATCCTCGTCATGGGCAGCGACACCCGCGCCCTCTCCGACGGCACCGGCGGGGAGTACGGCGGGGAGTCCGCCGACCCGGGGGCGCGCTCGGACACCACCGTCCTGGTGCACCTGGCCGCGGACCGCCAGAGCGCGACGCTGGTCAGCATCCCGCGCGACTCCATGGTCCAGATCCCCGACTGCACCGCCGAGGACGGCACGACGAAGCCGGCCCACAAGGGCCAGTTCAACTCCGCGTTCTCCGAGGGCGGGGCGGCCTGCACGCTGCGGACGGTCGAGGCCGTCACCGGGATCTTCATCGACCACTACGTCGTCGTCGACTTCAGCGGCTTCCGCTCCATGGTGGACGCGCTGGGCGGGGTGACGATCTGCACGCCGGAGCCGATCGACGACACCCGGGCCAACCTGCACCTGCCCGCGGGCACGCAGACGGTCGACGGCGAGACGGCGCTGGCCTACGCCCGCGTGCGCTACATCGGCGACGGCTCCGACATCTCGCGCATCGGCCGCCAGCAGGCGCTGATGAGCTCGATGGTCCAGCAGGTCACCAGCTCGGGGATCCTGCTGCGCCCGGACCGGCTGTACTCCTTCCTCGACGCGGCGACGAAGTCGGTGACCACCGACACCGGGCTGGCCAGCCTGACCGAGATCGCCTCGCTGGCCCAGAGCCTGCAGAAGATGCCGGCGGACGGCGTCCGGTTCGTCACCGTCCCCACCGAGGAGTACCCCGCGGACCGCAACCGGGTGCAGTTCACCGCCGCCGCCGAGACGCTCTGGCAGCAGATCCGCACCGACACCGCCGGCCCGGCGGCGACGCCGTCCCCGTCGGCGAGCAGCGACCCCGCGGCGAGCTCGCAGCTGCTGGTCGCACCCTCGGCCGTCCAGGTGCAGGTGCTGAACGTGGGCGCTCCGGCGGGGACCGCGGCCACCGTCGCGGACCAGCTCGCCGGGGTGGGGTTCGTCGAGGCGGGCACCGGCGACGGCGAGGCCACCGAGCCCGGCGCGGGCGTCCTGGTCCGCCACGGCACCGGGCAGGCCGACTCCGCGAACACCGTCGCCGCGGCGCTGGGCGGGGCGAGGACGCGGCTCGACGCGAGCCTGGGCCGCACCGTCGTCGTCGAGGTGGCCTCGGCCGCGGTGACCGTGACCGACGTCCGCTCGCGGGTCACCGGCACCCCGGCGGCCGCGCCGTCGCCGAGCGCGAGCATCCCCGCCCGGGTCGCCACCGACGACATCTGCGCCTGA
- a CDS encoding YchJ family protein, whose translation MSEIEGPCPCGWGEPFTGCCGRYLGGAEDAPTAEALMRSRYTAFALGDREHLLRSWDPATRPEDLELDPDVQWRRLVVVATTGGSPFDDTGTVEFEAHYRHAGRRGVQREDSTFARRGGRWLYVGPVENLVA comes from the coding sequence GTGAGCGAGATCGAGGGTCCCTGCCCGTGCGGCTGGGGCGAGCCCTTCACCGGGTGCTGCGGGCGCTACCTCGGCGGCGCGGAGGACGCCCCCACGGCGGAGGCCCTCATGCGCTCGCGCTACACGGCGTTCGCGCTCGGGGACCGCGAGCACCTGCTGCGCAGCTGGGACCCGGCCACCCGCCCCGAGGACCTGGAGCTGGACCCGGACGTGCAGTGGCGCCGGCTCGTCGTCGTGGCCACCACCGGCGGCAGCCCCTTCGACGACACCGGCACGGTGGAGTTCGAGGCGCACTACCGCCACGCCGGGCGCCGCGGCGTCCAGCGCGAGGACTCCACCTTCGCCCGGCGCGGGGGACGGTGGCTCTACGTCGGCCCGGTCGAGAACCTGGTGGCGTGA
- a CDS encoding class E sortase produces MIRRATSVLGELLVTAGVLTLLFVVWQLHWTDLTSGRAQAATVTSLQQQWDAAPAPTATAGAAATAAPTAPATARAVDETPPTGDAFAILHVPRFGEDYAVPVVEGTGTEELKEGIGHYADAALPGEVGNFAIAGHRVTYGKPFHLIADLQEGDAVVVATATQWFTYRVRSHEVVSPKQVSVIAPVPGRPGETPTEAWLTMTACHPMHSARQRYVVHAQLESVQDRSAGPPASLTAAG; encoded by the coding sequence GTGATCCGCCGGGCCACCTCGGTGCTCGGGGAGCTGCTGGTCACCGCCGGGGTGCTGACGCTGCTGTTCGTCGTCTGGCAGCTGCACTGGACCGACCTGACCTCCGGGCGCGCGCAGGCGGCCACCGTCACCTCGCTGCAGCAGCAGTGGGACGCCGCCCCCGCGCCGACCGCGACGGCGGGCGCCGCGGCGACGGCGGCCCCGACGGCTCCCGCCACCGCCCGCGCGGTCGACGAGACCCCGCCCACCGGCGACGCCTTCGCGATCCTGCACGTCCCGCGCTTCGGCGAGGACTACGCCGTCCCCGTCGTGGAGGGCACCGGGACCGAGGAGCTGAAGGAGGGCATCGGCCACTACGCCGACGCCGCGCTGCCCGGGGAGGTCGGCAACTTCGCGATCGCCGGGCACCGCGTCACCTACGGCAAGCCGTTCCACCTCATCGCCGACCTGCAGGAGGGCGACGCGGTCGTCGTGGCCACCGCCACGCAGTGGTTCACGTACCGGGTCCGCTCCCACGAGGTCGTCAGCCCGAAGCAGGTGTCGGTCATCGCCCCCGTCCCCGGCCGGCCCGGCGAGACGCCGACGGAGGCGTGGCTGACCATGACGGCCTGCCACCCGATGCACTCCGCGCGCCAGCGCTACGTCGTGCACGCGCAGCTGGAGTCGGTGCAGGACCGCTCCGCGGGGCCGCCGGCCTCGCTGACCGCGGCCGGTTGA
- a CDS encoding metal-dependent hydrolase has translation MMGPAHAASGLAAGALTLGLATRFGVDAPLEQLAWVVAWGGFAYLPDLDQRGSTAGSVWGPPTRLLSRAVGFLARRHRGGTHDVVVAPVAFGALAAVAANWPWSALVVLALGIGLALHAISQLIPGGTEKTALGNLALSFLGAWWLTHQGVVLPWLPVAVAGGVVTHIAGDALTTDGVPVPFTTWLRKKPATVGLRLFRAGRGPEPFLQFLVFPALTLLGLVQHVGPVRDLLAPLV, from the coding sequence ATGATGGGCCCGGCGCACGCCGCCAGCGGGTTGGCGGCGGGGGCCCTCACCCTCGGCCTGGCGACGAGGTTCGGGGTGGACGCCCCCCTGGAGCAGCTGGCCTGGGTGGTGGCCTGGGGCGGTTTCGCCTACCTGCCCGACCTGGACCAGCGCGGGTCCACGGCCGGGTCGGTGTGGGGGCCGCCGACGCGGCTGCTGTCGCGCGCCGTGGGGTTCCTGGCCCGCCGGCACCGCGGCGGCACCCACGACGTCGTCGTCGCACCCGTCGCGTTCGGCGCCCTGGCGGCGGTGGCGGCGAACTGGCCGTGGTCGGCGCTGGTCGTGCTGGCGCTCGGCATCGGCCTGGCCCTGCACGCGATCTCCCAGCTCATCCCCGGCGGCACCGAGAAGACGGCGCTGGGGAACCTGGCCCTCTCCTTCCTCGGGGCCTGGTGGCTGACCCACCAGGGCGTCGTCCTGCCCTGGCTGCCGGTCGCGGTGGCCGGCGGGGTCGTCACCCACATCGCCGGGGACGCGCTGACCACCGACGGGGTGCCGGTGCCGTTCACGACGTGGCTGCGGAAGAAGCCGGCGACCGTGGGCCTGCGGCTGTTCCGCGCCGGGCGCGGACCGGAACCGTTCCTGCAGTTCCTCGTGTTCCCCGCCCTGACGCTGCTGGGTCTGGTGCAGCACGTCGGGCCGGTGCGGGACCTGCTCGCGCCGCTGGTCTGA
- a CDS encoding GGDEF domain-containing protein, producing MRGSRATGRRLAGAAVAGAALSGLVWWVLPDEAVYSPWWTQVLGWPAALLLRVDPVQRWIGGGRLDNRLWLRLTIAGVLFAGTIATTGVSFLFPVFAALVASVHLQWSGARAWRPCAAMTLLLSAALQVAVQLGWSPSHLPRSLDLVASVVTLVLSLLLIGNVAVLAAQREAETAALDVERRSRHDALLHAATHDALTGRLNRAGLQEHFTRPPGDAAPRGTGPRGTGPHGAGAVAPEVDAVGGVAVVYVDLDHFKPINDRYGHAAGDLLLRLAADRMAALLRPGDGLGRLGGDEFVVMLATGDAAVVAEVAARADAALRAPFDLDGAVVRVSASIGTALSVEPATLDELLRRADAAMYTVKAQRRERTP from the coding sequence GTGAGGGGTTCCCGCGCCACGGGGCGGCGTCTGGCCGGCGCCGCGGTCGCCGGGGCCGCGCTGTCGGGGCTGGTCTGGTGGGTGCTGCCCGACGAGGCGGTGTACTCGCCGTGGTGGACGCAGGTGCTCGGCTGGCCGGCCGCCCTGCTGCTGCGCGTCGACCCGGTGCAGCGCTGGATCGGCGGGGGCCGCCTGGACAACCGCCTCTGGCTCCGGCTCACGATCGCCGGGGTCCTGTTCGCGGGCACCATCGCCACGACCGGGGTGTCCTTCCTCTTCCCCGTCTTCGCCGCCCTGGTCGCCAGCGTGCACCTGCAGTGGAGCGGCGCGCGGGCGTGGCGGCCGTGCGCGGCGATGACGCTGCTGCTCAGCGCGGCGCTGCAGGTGGCGGTGCAGCTCGGCTGGTCGCCCTCGCACCTGCCCCGGTCGCTGGACCTGGTGGCCTCGGTGGTCACCCTGGTGCTGTCGCTGCTGCTGATCGGCAACGTGGCCGTGCTCGCCGCCCAGCGCGAGGCCGAGACCGCCGCCCTGGACGTCGAGCGGCGCAGCCGCCACGACGCGCTGCTGCACGCCGCCACCCACGACGCCCTGACGGGGCGGCTGAACCGCGCCGGGCTGCAGGAGCACTTCACCCGGCCGCCGGGCGACGCGGCCCCCCGCGGCACCGGACCGCGGGGGACGGGACCGCACGGCGCCGGCGCGGTCGCGCCCGAGGTGGACGCGGTGGGCGGGGTCGCGGTGGTCTACGTCGACCTGGACCACTTCAAGCCCATCAACGACCGCTACGGTCACGCCGCCGGCGACCTGCTGCTGCGCCTGGCCGCGGACCGCATGGCCGCGCTGCTGCGCCCGGGGGACGGGCTGGGGCGCCTGGGCGGTGACGAGTTCGTCGTGATGCTGGCCACGGGCGACGCCGCGGTCGTGGCGGAGGTGGCCGCTCGGGCCGACGCCGCGCTGCGGGCCCCGTTCGACCTCGACGGGGCCGTGGTCCGCGTCTCCGCCAGCATCGGCACCGCCCTGAGCGTCGAGCCGGCCACCCTCGACGAGCTGCTGCGCCGCGCGGACGCGGCGATGTACACCGTCAAGGCCCAGCGCCGCGAGCGCACCCCCTGA
- a CDS encoding Gfo/Idh/MocA family protein gives MPDLHLGLAGVGRIGAMHARNLATTPGVGRVTLTDVDVARAHDVAAGLRGATGTTADVDVAADVDALLAAGVEGLVVATGTAQHPDLIRAGVRAGIPVLSEKPVAPDVALSLPVLDFVAAHDGVVRIGHQRRHDAGHLEAKRAHDAGELGWLHAVRAVTCDAAPPPVSFLATSGGLFRDCSVHDFDTVRWITGREVVEVYARGSNNGDPAIGEVGDVDTALAVCTLDDGTLAVVTASRYNGAGHDVRLELQGSAGSLVVGLDERSALRSAEPGVSFPTGTPHATFAERFADAYRAEVAAFADLVRGVEGELCRPEDAVAASRVADAAQESLVTGVPVRVGT, from the coding sequence TTGCCCGACCTGCACCTCGGCCTCGCCGGCGTGGGCCGCATCGGCGCGATGCACGCCCGCAACCTCGCCACCACCCCCGGCGTGGGCCGGGTCACCCTCACCGACGTCGACGTGGCCCGCGCCCACGACGTGGCGGCGGGCCTGCGCGGCGCCACCGGCACCACCGCCGACGTCGACGTGGCCGCCGACGTCGACGCCCTGCTCGCCGCCGGCGTCGAGGGGCTCGTCGTCGCCACCGGCACCGCCCAGCACCCCGACCTCATCCGCGCCGGGGTCCGCGCCGGGATCCCCGTCCTCTCCGAGAAGCCCGTCGCCCCCGACGTCGCCCTCTCCCTGCCCGTCCTGGACTTCGTCGCCGCCCACGACGGCGTCGTCCGCATCGGCCACCAGCGCCGCCACGACGCCGGCCACCTCGAGGCCAAGCGCGCCCACGACGCCGGCGAGCTCGGCTGGCTGCACGCGGTCCGGGCCGTCACCTGCGACGCCGCCCCGCCGCCGGTGTCCTTCCTCGCCACCTCCGGGGGGCTGTTCCGCGACTGCAGCGTCCACGACTTCGACACCGTCCGCTGGATCACCGGCCGCGAGGTCGTCGAGGTCTACGCCCGCGGCAGCAACAACGGCGACCCCGCGATCGGGGAGGTCGGCGACGTCGACACCGCCCTCGCCGTCTGCACCCTCGACGACGGCACCCTCGCCGTGGTCACCGCCTCCCGCTACAACGGCGCCGGGCACGACGTGCGGCTGGAGCTGCAGGGCTCGGCGGGCTCGCTGGTCGTCGGCCTCGACGAGCGCAGCGCCCTGCGCTCGGCCGAACCCGGGGTGAGCTTCCCCACCGGCACCCCGCACGCGACCTTCGCCGAGCGCTTCGCCGACGCCTACCGCGCCGAGGTCGCCGCCTTCGCCGACCTCGTGCGGGGCGTCGAGGGGGAGCTGTGCCGCCCCGAGGACGCCGTCGCCGCCTCCCGGGTCGCCGACGCGGCGCAGGAGTCGCTGGTCACCGGCGTCCCCGTCCGGGTCGGGACCTGA
- a CDS encoding Vms1/Ankzf1 family peptidyl-tRNA hydrolase — MKLDWLKDVALDPGPHVSVYMDATRDRETSAHDVDVRWQDARAGLSGQGAPEPALAALDTVATEPTGVGGPVGRAMLASADGLELHLLLPGPPLREEASAGPVPHLMPLVRSLADDVRYVLVELDRAGADLTVARSDAVESPQKLSVEGGHDLLHKVPGGGWAALRYQHAVQDSWDHNAAAVAAELDALVRREKPEVVLLTGDVKAAAALRSKATPAVLDLLVEVQGGSRAAGTHEKAFAAAVAQALDAVRARRRQTVLDEFTQERGRGGRAVEGLAAVVAALRQGQVATVLLLDDPSSTAQLWTGAGPLEIATTEEDLRAMGVEGGARVRADAVLVRALAASDAGIELVPVPDEDGAPPLVSMAEGIGAVLRYA, encoded by the coding sequence GTGAAGCTGGACTGGCTGAAGGACGTGGCCCTGGACCCCGGTCCGCACGTCTCCGTGTACATGGACGCGACGCGCGACCGCGAGACCAGCGCCCACGACGTCGACGTGCGCTGGCAGGACGCCCGGGCCGGGCTGTCCGGCCAGGGCGCGCCCGAACCCGCGCTCGCCGCGCTCGACACCGTCGCCACCGAACCCACCGGGGTGGGCGGCCCCGTCGGGCGCGCCATGCTGGCCTCCGCCGACGGCCTGGAGCTGCACCTCCTCCTGCCCGGCCCCCCGCTGCGCGAGGAGGCCTCCGCCGGGCCCGTGCCGCACCTGATGCCGCTGGTCCGCTCGCTGGCCGACGACGTCCGCTACGTCCTCGTCGAGCTCGACCGCGCCGGCGCCGACCTCACCGTGGCCCGCTCCGACGCCGTGGAGTCACCGCAGAAGCTCTCCGTCGAGGGCGGGCACGACCTGCTCCACAAGGTCCCCGGCGGGGGCTGGGCCGCCCTGCGCTACCAGCACGCCGTCCAGGACTCCTGGGACCACAACGCCGCCGCCGTCGCCGCCGAGCTCGACGCCCTCGTGCGCCGGGAGAAGCCCGAGGTCGTCCTCCTCACCGGCGACGTCAAGGCCGCCGCGGCGCTGCGGTCCAAGGCCACCCCCGCCGTCCTCGACCTGCTCGTCGAGGTCCAGGGCGGCAGCCGCGCCGCCGGGACCCACGAGAAGGCCTTCGCCGCGGCGGTGGCGCAGGCCCTCGACGCGGTGCGCGCGCGTCGGCGCCAGACCGTCCTCGACGAGTTCACCCAGGAGCGCGGCCGCGGGGGCCGGGCCGTGGAAGGGCTCGCGGCCGTCGTCGCGGCGCTGCGCCAGGGCCAGGTCGCGACGGTGCTGCTCCTCGACGACCCGAGCTCCACGGCGCAGCTGTGGACCGGCGCCGGGCCCCTGGAGATCGCCACCACGGAGGAGGACCTGCGCGCCATGGGCGTCGAGGGCGGAGCGCGGGTCCGCGCCGACGCCGTCCTCGTCCGCGCGCTCGCCGCCTCCGACGCCGGGATCGAGCTCGTCCCCGTCCCCGACGAGGACGGCGCGCCGCCGCTGGTCTCGATGGCCGAGGGGATCGGGGCGGTCCTGCGCTACGCCTGA